AAAACCTACATTTAGCATCACTACACCTCTTTACTATGTAAACGGTTCACCACACATTGGGAGTGCTTATCCGACAATAGCTGCTGATGCAGTTAGTAGATTTGAAAGACTGCGAGGGAAATCCGTACTTTTCATTACAGGTACAGATGAACACGGTCAAAAAATCGAACGTGCTGCTGCTAGTTTAGAGCGATCGCCACAAGAACATTGTGACTTAATTGCTGCCGAATTTGCCCATCTTTGGCAACAATTAAATATTCAATACGATAGGTTTAGTCGCACTACCGCACCTAACCATTCACTCATTGTCAAAGAGTTTTTTCAAAGAGTTTGGGAGCAAGGGGATATATATACAGGACAGCAAACTGGTTTGTATTGTGTTGCTTGTGAAGAATTTAAAGAAGAAAGAGACTTATTAGCGGCTAAAAAATGCCCTTTACACCCAAATATTGAAGTTGAATGGCGAGACGAACTGAATTATTTTTTTCGCTTATCTAAATATCAAGATAAATTGGAAAAATTATATCGCGAAAAACCAGATTTTATTCAACCAGAAACGAGAAAACATGAAGTCACCAAGTTTGTTCAGCAAGGGTTACAAGACTTCTCAATTTCTAGAGTTAATTTAGATTGGGGATTACCAATTCCTGTAGATCCCAAACACACTATCTATGTCTGGTTTGATGCCCTTTTAGGATACATTACACCTTTATTAGATGCAGACTCAGAACCAACTTTAGAGCAAGCTTTATCTAAATGGTGGCCGATCAATTTACACTTAATTGGCAAAGATATTTTACGTTTTCACGCAATTTACTGGCCAGCCATGTTAATGTCTGCGGGGTTAGCCTTGCCAGAAAGGATATTTGCTCATGGTTTTCTCACCAAAGACGGACAAAAGATGGGAAAAACTTTAGGAAACACCATCGATCCGGTAGGTTTAGTCCAGCGCTTTGGTGCAGAAGCTGTACGGTACTACTTTCTCAAAGAAATTGATTTTGGACAGGATGGAGACTTTAACGAAACTAGATTTGTCAATATTGTCAATGCTGACTTAGCAAACGATTTAGGTAATTTACTTAATCGTAATTTTGGTATGATCCGCAAATACTGTGGAGGGAAAGTACCAGATGTAGCCATTGCAGACAATCATCCTCTCAAATCAATTGGCTTAACCTTGGGCGATCGCGTAGCGCAGCACTACAGTTCCTTAGCTTTTAGCGCAGCCTGTACAGATATTTTAGCCCTAGTCAAAGCTAGTAACAAATTGATAGATGATGAAGCTCCTTGGGCACTATACAAGAAAGGAGATAGTCAAGGAGTTGCTAGAATATTATATTCAGTTCTAGAATCAGTTAGACTAGCTGCTTACTTATTATCCCCCATTACCCCGAATCTTAGTACCCAAATTTATCAACAACTCGGCTTTAATCTCAACTTTAATGACCAAAACCAACTTAATAAATCAGCACCTTTTAATGTTCATTCTCGCTGGGGTATCCTTACTACCAGTCAGATTTTAGGCGATCCTAAACCAGTATTTACCAAGCTAGAACTTAGTTGATTTAGCTGTGGATTGCTGTAACTTTTTTCTCAAATTTCAGAAAAAAACCTGCTCAATTTTTTAAATAAACTTTAATTCTAGGATAGATAAGAATGTTGCATAATTTAGATAAAGATCCGATTTTTACGCCGGAACAAGTGTTAGAGAATAGAGGTAGAGTAGCCATATTTATTGATGGTTCTAACTTATTTTATGCCGCTTTGCAACTAGGAATTGAAATCGAT
The window above is part of the Merismopedia glauca CCAP 1448/3 genome. Proteins encoded here:
- the metG gene encoding methionine--tRNA ligase, which produces MSDIEIKKPTFSITTPLYYVNGSPHIGSAYPTIAADAVSRFERLRGKSVLFITGTDEHGQKIERAAASLERSPQEHCDLIAAEFAHLWQQLNIQYDRFSRTTAPNHSLIVKEFFQRVWEQGDIYTGQQTGLYCVACEEFKEERDLLAAKKCPLHPNIEVEWRDELNYFFRLSKYQDKLEKLYREKPDFIQPETRKHEVTKFVQQGLQDFSISRVNLDWGLPIPVDPKHTIYVWFDALLGYITPLLDADSEPTLEQALSKWWPINLHLIGKDILRFHAIYWPAMLMSAGLALPERIFAHGFLTKDGQKMGKTLGNTIDPVGLVQRFGAEAVRYYFLKEIDFGQDGDFNETRFVNIVNADLANDLGNLLNRNFGMIRKYCGGKVPDVAIADNHPLKSIGLTLGDRVAQHYSSLAFSAACTDILALVKASNKLIDDEAPWALYKKGDSQGVARILYSVLESVRLAAYLLSPITPNLSTQIYQQLGFNLNFNDQNQLNKSAPFNVHSRWGILTTSQILGDPKPVFTKLELS